TCAATCGGAGTATATGCATTAGTAAATGTTTGATTTATTGTAACAattgtgataagtgtctaaatatatgtattttatacacaatGCGTGCATTTTGATTGGATCATTACTCTTTTTATGcgttatttgattttatttgctTCACAGGGTATTGAAAGATCACCAAGAGGGCAAGAACGTATTTCGTGACGAATTCTTGATGAAGAGGAGTAAGTTCAAAGATGAAGCACTGTTGCAATAGTGTAGTAGTAACAGTGCTCACAACAACCGGTATAATACCCACATGACTTGTCCAAAACGCCATATGACCCCTATGCATCGGCACATAGGCCTCATGACTCGTCCAAAAATAAACTATGCAACCTTCATACCTCCAAGCTTGCCAACAACGACCTTATCTTAAAAAATCATCCTTGCATTTTTTTAGTACTCTTGAGGAGATTTTTGCCTAAGGCCTACTTCATTCATAGAGTCTTTATCTCAATTGTGTCGCTTggtgctatttttttttgtttattttaggtTCAATTAAGACATCATTCTCTTGATTGGTAGATTAAATAGTAACACGAAGAGGAAGTAATAGTACTTCTTGGGACCTTAGATATACAACTCTCTCATGCTCACTCACGGgggaatttattatttgatgacccgtgcacttgtgggaggGAGGGATGTCATTGCTCACCCCTCTCATCAAGTTGTAGTTTAAATAGTCTATAGCTATGAAAATTTGATCACCACTATAGATAAACACTAgtatatgataatatttatagcaACAGGAGTATATGCATTAGTAAATGTCTGATTTATTTTGACTGTTATTAGTTTTGTTGGTATAAATAATCCATGACTACTAAGTTTGATTGTCATTATAGATAAGCATTAGAATATGACAATATCTATACCAAGGGAATTATATACACTAGTAATCCATTTATAGTGAGCACATATGGTTGCCACTGATTGGAagcgtgttcattttcaccAAAAATTGCCAACTCATACTCGAGACAACTATCTCgatatttttaacaattataaAGTTATGTTTGTATAAACATTCcataactttaaatttttgccatcattatatatagaaattagtatatgctaaattttttttttgtagtgtggaagaaaaaatgaaatgaaagagaACTCCAGAGGTGAAAAAggtagaatgaaaaaaatactcaaTAAAGGATAAAATGATCCTGATGGATATTTTAAGCGTGGGAATCCCACGAGATTAGACCAAtcagaccctaagcctaagggacaatcaatccctaattcaGAAACATAGCTATGCCtaaactcttagaacatgcatagatctatcatggcatgaacgtcatcaatatgggggcatatcctcctcatccacatcaacatgtaacaatcaattaagaacatgcaataaTTATGAAAAGTAGAACAAgttatattaatcaattaagattcataaataataactgagggacctagacatacaattcccctcaaattaggtttttatgaataataacaAGTAAAGCATtaaagcacaagagaaccacaagaccaaataaagaataaataagtttttaatgtatttttagactaactccctctaatagttctctgaaggttggggattagaggattCCAAGACTGTCCGGAtgacgtgtgtcactcacacccctctgatgatgatttTCGAAGATGCCTGTCACCCGTgatcttctccgatgatgcttgttgacgtactcttgagaaatccgcCGTAAtccattggaatatggaagaaacaccaTCTCTTGCCGCTTAAATCTCCAGAAATCCGTCTGTCCTAGGTTATTCAACAAAAGAGTCTCcccgaatttagagaatactgaGGTATTTAAAGGAATTGGCTTTGCCATGGCATCACCACGAGCGTTGTGATgcccgttgtgagtaagttgttgcttgggctctaAGTCATGTCTTGACAACGGCCattatggacttcacaatggCTGTTGTGAGGACGTTATGTCTTCTATATTGCTACCAGTAAGCTCATGCTGCCACAGCTTGATCAcggtagtggtaagtgtagacaacagGTGTTGTGTGTTGCCAGAATGCCTGTTGTGAGTCATAGTGCAACCTTGATTCatcaacttgcttcattttcctTCAAAACATCCTTGAATTCTCTTATTTCTTCCTATAACAGAAATAAAGGTCATCATGAAGAAAAGAACATACTAAtaagatgctaaacaagtacaatttcatgctaaatgtagtgtaaatgatatagaaaatatgatcagtttaACACTTATCAAGTACTAGATTTGATTTCGAAGCTGTTTGCCGCTACTGATAGGGCTTGAACACTGAACTCCTCTCCTATAAACTGTGGCCTCTCATACTCAGAAAGTGTTCTACTTGGTTCAGCCATCATGATAGACTCCCTATTGCCGCTATCAATCTCTTTCTTGACTGCTACATTCTCTTTGAGCCTTCTCAACAAAGTTCTCTCAACCTCACTATATCCTTCTATTAAATCAGTAGGGTTCACTCTAGTCATGAATAGTTACATGCAAAAGAGAATAGCGAGaacaaattaataaagtaacaaaaagaataaaaaaatggaataatataacaaaataccAATTGGCTAAAACACTAGGCTACAAGATTTCATAGAATCTCTGGACTAGGCGTGTGGGTTTAGGGTTAAGTTTGTATATAACGCAAGTACACAAgttatcaagtaatatctcgtgggtgagcacgaggatcgtattccgcAAGGAATAGCGAGAGGCTcttattacttctttttcttataattaatagCCTAAATGTCTACGGTGTTTCTTAATTTTACATTTACatgttaattaataaaatacaaatgaaaatcGTTAAGTGCAATTGGGAGAAGTTGGGTAATCGTATGACGATTCCCTCAATTATCACTTGTGAATTAGCGTTAAGAGGTGACAATTCAATCTAGTATTGGACTGAGGGATTTCAAGGGCCCTCACCGATTCCAATCTCTCGCAACTCGGGTCTAAAaacactagaaacttaagatggaatctcttccaccccagccttcCTATGTCCGTCTTCAGTTAAAAAAACTCCACTAGAAGGgcaaataaaaaccctaatcggaATCTAACAATAACTAATCCCTTAGcgcatgtatagatctaacagaGCATGGGTGTTCTAATGTGTGGCCATATTTTCCTTATCACATGCAttaacaaaatatcattaaacaaacatgcaatgaatcacaaaagactagaaagaatATTGAATTATTAGTAAAGAATCACAAGAAACAATCAAGgtgaatttacatgaaattcccCTCGAATTCGGATCCTCTAATGGATATACATGtgtaattcaataaataataatcatccaAGGGCAAAAGAATAgcaaaagaattcctaaactaactccctccaataggtcaccaatggttgaggttgagaagatcccaagatcataaaaaaaacactgaaTCTCTTCATGCGCTCTCTACTATTGATGCACGTTGACTTCCCTTTGAGAAACTCACTAGAATCCACTGAAATCTTGATGAAACTCGTCTCCAGCCGCACAGGTCTGCAAAAATCCGGCCGCCTCAACTCAATTCAGCAAAAGAATCCTTGTTcaattgtaaaccctagggtatttatagtatcTAGTATGCTACTGCCTTATCATGCCCGTTGTAGAggccgtggtgagtaagtttgTTTCTTGGGCCTTAGGTCGCGTCCTGGCAAGGTCTATTCTGGCGTTGTATGGATTAGTCATTGTCGTTATGATTCACAATGCTCATTGTTAAGGTCGTTATGACTTCTGCATTATTCAATGTGATTCCACACTAACACGACTTGATAACGGTCGTGATAGAAGTTGACAACAATTGTGGTGAGATGTCATCATGAGCGTTGTGAGTCGTGGTGATACTCTGGTTCAgcaatttgatatattttactTCGAAACGCGTCTATAATCTCTCCTTTAGCCCTAAGACGGAATAAAAGCTCGTGgtcaacaaaagaatgaaattatgtatcagtttggtgctaaacatgtaaaataccATGCTAATTGCggtataaatgatatataaaatatttactttcaagcacttatcactgatCCCGCCTCTCATGCTCAAACAAAACATATTGAgttcgatttttattttgtccaAGACTTAGTTGCGAAGAAGTCCCTTTTTAGCAATTTGATCTGTTTTACTTCGGAACGCGTCTATAATCTCTCCTTTAGCCTTAAGACGGAATAAAAGCTTGTGGttaacaaaagaatgaaattatgtactagtttgatgctaaacatgtaaaataccATGCTAACTGTAGtataaatgttttataaaatattcactttcaagcacttatcactgatCCCTTCTCTCATGCTCAAACAAAACATATTGAGATCGATATTTTTTTTGTCCAAGACTTAGTTGCGAAGAAGTCCCTTTTCATTCGTCATATTTTAGATACTGAGCAGATTGCCGATGTTAAGACTAAAGCCCTAGCGTTCACTACCTTTCATTAGTTGCATGACAAACTCACTATTGTTTCGCCTGTGAGCTTAAAGGGACTGATAACACAATGTATATTTGAGAATGATCATCCCATTATTCTCAAATATTCTTTCTCTTAAATTAGCTCATCTAATTATGTCATTGTATATTTTGTAAcatgataaatatatgaaatctttgtaaattatgatcaaaatattttatttcctttctaGATCATTCTACCAGTTATTGTCAAAAGTTAAGAAAATTGATACCATAATTCAAGGTTAACCATGAGagtggcatatatatatatatatatatatatagatagatttCAAAATTAAAGCCTTCTTTGGCcatattaagatatatatatgaaaaaaaaatagaatatatacaTGATTCCAGAATTTTataaggttatatatatatatatatgcatatgtctgtaagaaaaaattacaatatttattaattatttgaaacgACAAGGACAGGAAGATGCTGGATAGCctttaaacatataataaatgacttttatcccaaaaaaaccaaacaaaacagaTAGACAATAAATGAACTTGCAAAAACCACTTATAATGTGATATTCATGAGCCTGTTGTATTATTTCGTCTTCACTTGTTCAACCAcctctctcattttattgcaatTCAACATTGAATATGGACATCTGTTATTAAGAGAGGAAGATAATCATGACTTATGTGACAAAGGGCCAAtgagtgaagaaaaaaaaaacagggaaaaaaataaaatataataaaatattaaaacaagcTCATATATTACAATTGCTTTCCCCACAAAATACAATAATTTGAGTATTATGTAAACAACTTTTCTAATTAATGATagctatttattaatattataatttttaaattttaattattaaatatatttatttaataactaaACTTTAGGAGTTTTTTTATAGTGATATTGAATCGTTTTGCTAGATTATTCTTTatggaaattttttaaaaaaaataaacttggagaaaatgattattttaaaaactttctaCCCACATTCCATATTAttcattatgatatatatttaggATGTGGGAGGCAGCAGTAGGGAATTTTCCACAATGGGCGAAAGCCTGACGGAGCAATGCACGTGGTTGCTCATATATATGGGTTGAACACAAAAATTACCAATCAGTAGTTGAAAGTTTTGAACTTTCTAGTTAGCCCCTTTAACATTCTTCCATACCTTTTAGTTCCTCTATGCCGATTTATTTCTATCCCTCTTATTAGACTAGCTGGTGAGACTTTTAGAAAATTCTCTGAAATACTGAAATGCGAGTCTCTTTTGACTATCAAAATGCAAGGGAAAGTTCTTTGAGAAACATCATGGAAGCCTTTATGTTAGGAGTGTTCGTGGAGCTCATTGAAGGTGATAAAAGTGTGTTACATGGCCGGAAATTTATCattcaaatttgaatttgtgataactaaaaaaagaaatcttCAAGGATGCAATATAAAAAAggcataaatcaacatcaaggATTACTTACTATTTTGACTTTGTTAGAGAATCAATTTTAGCTAAACAATtgttattttagtattttcCTTATTTGATCGAGTAAATTAGGAATTTtggtattaatttaaaaattttattagttgaCAAAATTCAttgacttttttatttaagaagcCTTTTTGGTTGAAATAATCAGATCACCTTTTACCCAAAAATTGTGAGATTTTTGAATTCTCTCTTGGTTCTTTGAAAACTATTTGAGCTTATCAGAATTTCCGTGATACTCAATCATCGACTTATCAAACATCCTTCCGCAACTGTTTCTGGCGTCTTCACATACTGAGGTTCTTGCTTGACATAAGTAATGGGTCAAGGTTCCATCCCAAGCTAGTATTAGCAAATAATCTGGGTCAATTTTGTTAAGGGTTTCATCACGAGTTGGTGAGGTTCATATCAAGAAGAACACTAGAAGGGTTTAGTAtgtatacacttaaatagttcacaaattaGAAAATCTTTAATTGGATGTTAAAAATCaatcataaggatttgtatgacacatgctttgacaaagagtgccaGTTGGTCACTATAGAATAGTGTGAGCATATATCATAGATACATTGATAGAATAGGTGTATTCAAACATGACTTGCTACAATCCAATCAATgtgttttactctttgacagtcaatgtaCCAACACAAATGTGTTTGTGTAAATTGTATTGTTATAATTCTAAATTTTAGAAGACTATCCTCTCACGAGGCATAGATTCATCATTTGCAGCAAACtgcatcatattaaaaaatgactatgtgtttatcatttttcaaaaaagtaaaatcaaaattatatatgataGCAATGCTTAGTGTCCCTTAAAGTGCTTCACAGTTCTAAAACCCTGAAACAATTTGATTATTGGCATCTTAGAAGATTGAGAATACTTGACAATATTTAGAGCTCTTGCATATGATTGTGAGGGTTACATGAACTTTGGATTGAAGGGCATTCTTTTAAATAACGGATCCTTGATAATTAGGATAAAACTGTACAGTTATGGTaagtaatttagaaaatatggagaaataatcaataattatcattactaaatagtaatattataatgcaaatagaaaaagaacaaaataaataaaaacattacacaaaaaCCATAAGCGGACTAATAAGCATTTTTCCAATGTATTCAAACCAtacataacatatatttttcaaccaagGCAACATCTCTAACAACCTGAAATTTCAGAAATTATATGGACTATGGTTGTGATATTTATCGTGGTACAAAGAGCCGAGGGTCCTTCGACGGTTCCTTCTTCTGTATCCATCATCATATCCACTATATTCTTCTTGAACATATGATATATGCTACACATATTTAGGAAGTCTAGCCCTAAATTAATAGTATAaattgttttgtgattttttgaTTGATACGCTAGACTCTCAGCCTAGAAAACTAGAGTGCTCGACTGTTGCACATTTTTCCTATTATAGATTCTTACAAGGTTAACACATTAAACTCTAGGTTGAGAAACTGGAGTGCCCTCCtcttattatacattttttggCATGACaaattgttttattgattttttttatgccttACGATAGCAAGAAAGGTCTCTATTCACaagctacaaaaaaaaaatggcttgCTTAACTAAGTAGTAAATAATGTAGACCATAAGAGACCAATGAGcaataaaaatagaactcaCACATTTGGGGTTTCTCGCATGACTCTCTTTGACTTCCTAAGATTACACTTCCATAAAAACTAGtacaattttaaataaagacTTCGATGGGACTTCCTAGTGGTTTCCATAGACAAAGGAGTTATACTCCCGTAGTCAAGTAAGAGAAGAGTTAGTGATAaaaggaatttgaaagtataataaaaagagACTATAAAGCCGATGTAAAATGTCAAAGTGACTatctaaaaacaataaaaagtttCTAGAGACCATAGGAtaattttgccaaaaaaaaaaatttacttccCATTTCCTTCATTAGTAGCAAGGTTGATTTTATTAAActagtattattattaaataagaaaagaaattcccaatctccttctcttttgtcacttaattaaaaacatgcCATCTCCTGCATTGTACCTCCCCTGGCTCTTCATAGTCCATGGCTGCACTCCCACACTCTCTAACCTTCCTCTCCTGCTCCTCTTCCTCTTTCCATGGCTTCCTCTCCTTCTCTcaatcttctcctcctctcTCCTACTTTACCTAAACACCCTCTCCTCAACCcccgccaccaccaccacctccccGGCCACCGCGCCGGTCGCAGATCCCTCACTTGCTGTCTTGCTCTTCACCCATCCAGCTCCGGCTCCGGCCTCCGTGTTGTCGTCACCGGCGGTGGCACCGGCGGCCACATCTACCCAGCGATCGCCATAGCCGACGAGCTCAAGAATGCCTACCCTGACGCTCAGATCCTCTTCATCGGCACAGAATCCGGCATGGAGAGCGAAGTCGTCCCCTCTGCCGGCTATGACTACTCCCCTATTCCCAGCGCCCGCCTATTCCGCCCCTTCCTCAACCCTGTCAATCTTCTCCTCCCCTTCTCTCTCCTTCGCTCCATCTTCATCTCCTGGACGATCCTCCGCCGGTTCCGCCCCCAAATCGTGCTCGGCACCGGCAGCTACGTCGCCGCGCCGGTCTGCTTCGCTGCCGCTCTCGCCGGCATCAAGTTTGTGATCCAGGAGCAAAACTCTTTCCAGGTCTCACTAATCGCTCTCTTGCTCCTTATGCTGAGAAGATCTTTCTTGCTTTCAATGCTTGCGTGAAGTACTTCCCAAAGGAGAAGTGTGTGGTGAGTGGGAATCCGGTCAGGTTGGCTCTGAGGAGATATGTGTCCAAGGCAGTCGCCAGGTCGCACTTCTTCCCCAAGGCTTCGGCGAAGAATGGGGATGAGAAGGCCCAGGTTGTGCTTGTTCTTGGAGGCTCTTCTGGTGCCTATGCTCTCAATATTGCAGTTCTGAACATGTATTATGAGATGCTGCTGGAACACAAGAATAGGTACATTATATGGCAGACTGGCGCTGATGGCTACAATGAGATGGAAAGCCTTGTCAAGAACAATCGGCGCTTGCTGCTAACACCGTCAGTATACTCCCTCTACTCCTCTACCCTTCTGAATGATGCTTTACATAATAGTTCTGGTTTATGATTAGTTTGACTTTTCT
This genomic window from Dioscorea cayenensis subsp. rotundata cultivar TDr96_F1 chromosome 20, TDr96_F1_v2_PseudoChromosome.rev07_lg8_w22 25.fasta, whole genome shotgun sequence contains:
- the LOC120251937 gene encoding LOW QUALITY PROTEIN: UDP-N-acetylglucosamine--N-acetylmuramyl-(pentapeptide) pyrophosphoryl-undecaprenol N-acetylglucosamine transferase-like (The sequence of the model RefSeq protein was modified relative to this genomic sequence to represent the inferred CDS: inserted 1 base in 1 codon), giving the protein MASSPSLNLLLLSPTLPKHPLLNPRHHHHLPGHRAGRRSLTCCLALHPSSSGSGLRVVVTGGGTGGHIYPAIAIADELKNAYPDAQILFIGTESGMESEVVPSAGYDYSPIPSARLFRPFLNPVNLLLPFSLLRSIFISWTILRRFRPQIVLGTGSYVAAPVCFAAALAGIKFVIQEQNSXPGLTNRSLAPYAEKIFLAFNACVKYFPKEKCVVSGNPVRLALRRYVSKAVARSHFFPKASAKNGDEKAQVVLVLGGSSGAYALNIAVLNMYYEMLLEHKNRYIIWQTGADGYNEMESLVKNNRRLLLTPFLHSMDLAYAAADVVVSRAGAMTCTEILTTGKPSILIPSPTVADDHQTKNAYIMADVAGSKVIPQDELDSSCLEIAINEVLGDEKLMAEMSEKALSVARPNASAEIAQDMLSLIRVSAP